Proteins from one uncultured Desulfuromonas sp. genomic window:
- a CDS encoding methyl-accepting chemotaxis protein → MATKKTTYLAILTVHLLLMVTAWLVGIGREGIVVLIPAGLASMMIIRAEFRKASLPQPGLAAMFTGVVPPLTELLRGLQQEVGEQCRDACKESQQVQDILADAIDKLVSSFTALESHTSRQRQLAIQMTHGHDNGAQGAISFSALFQHIECAMQRLLDTMVTHNAQTEQLVLSIDETQRQFHKILDMLKDVKKIAEQTNLLAINAAVEAAQAGNAGKGFAVVAEEVRTLSVRSNRFSEQIDLCVQAISTSLNEVATSVQRLSERSGRMVEKERNHLATTMEQTRAFNHIVEQNAEQISSLAESVAHQVRSAVTFLQFQDMSTQVIESVIWRFESVDRLLCDVAEQFEAHCPQNRNVPGDPCRHLEIAVQNASQLVRERHHNPVSQKNMDEGEIELF, encoded by the coding sequence ATGGCAACGAAAAAAACGACGTATCTCGCCATATTGACGGTCCATCTCCTGTTGATGGTGACGGCTTGGCTTGTTGGGATTGGGCGAGAAGGGATCGTTGTTTTGATCCCCGCCGGATTGGCGAGCATGATGATCATTCGCGCAGAATTCAGGAAAGCCTCGCTGCCCCAACCGGGTCTGGCAGCGATGTTCACCGGTGTTGTGCCGCCGCTGACCGAGTTACTGCGTGGGCTGCAACAAGAGGTTGGTGAACAGTGCCGGGATGCCTGCAAAGAAAGCCAACAGGTGCAGGATATCCTTGCCGATGCCATTGATAAATTAGTCTCCAGCTTTACCGCGCTTGAATCGCATACTTCACGCCAAAGGCAATTGGCGATTCAGATGACGCATGGTCACGACAACGGTGCACAAGGGGCAATTTCTTTTAGCGCCCTGTTTCAACACATCGAATGTGCCATGCAACGCTTGTTGGACACGATGGTGACCCACAACGCACAAACCGAGCAGTTGGTTCTCTCGATAGATGAAACTCAGAGACAGTTTCATAAGATCCTCGACATGCTTAAGGACGTGAAAAAGATCGCTGAACAGACAAATTTGTTGGCGATCAATGCCGCGGTCGAGGCGGCGCAGGCCGGAAACGCCGGCAAAGGGTTTGCCGTTGTCGCCGAAGAGGTCCGCACTCTCTCGGTTCGTTCCAACCGGTTCAGTGAGCAGATCGACCTTTGCGTGCAGGCGATCTCAACATCTCTCAATGAGGTGGCAACATCGGTGCAACGTCTTTCCGAGCGTTCCGGCCGAATGGTGGAAAAAGAACGCAATCATCTTGCAACAACCATGGAGCAAACGCGCGCATTCAACCACATTGTCGAGCAAAACGCGGAACAGATTTCTTCTCTTGCCGAGTCGGTGGCGCATCAGGTCCGCAGTGCTGTGACTTTCTTGCAATTTCAGGACATGTCGACCCAGGTGATTGAATCCGTCATATGGAGATTCGAATCCGTGGACCGGTTGCTGTGTGATGTGGCCGAGCAGTTTGAAGCGCATTGCCCGCAAAACCGCAACGTTCCTGGCGATCCCTGCCGTCATCTTGAAATCGCAGTTCAGAATGCGTCTCAGCTGGTCCGTGAGCGTCACCACAATCCGGTGTCGCAGAAAAATATGGATGAAGGTGAAATCGAGCTGTTTTAA
- a CDS encoding response regulator codes for MAKTILAVDDSKSILQMVSFTLTGAGYQVVEAGNGQEGLALAQRQKVDLVLTDLNMPVMDGLTLVQKLRCSAAYKFTPILMLTTEAGADFKAKGKAVGLTGWLVKPFDPQKLLAVVKKVLG; via the coding sequence ATGGCGAAAACAATCTTAGCCGTCGATGATTCGAAATCAATTTTACAGATGGTGTCATTCACCCTCACTGGGGCCGGCTACCAGGTGGTGGAAGCCGGCAACGGCCAGGAAGGACTGGCCCTCGCTCAGCGTCAAAAGGTGGATTTGGTGCTGACCGATCTCAATATGCCGGTCATGGATGGCCTGACCCTGGTGCAGAAACTGCGTTGCAGCGCGGCGTATAAATTTACCCCCATCCTGATGTTGACCACCGAAGCCGGAGCCGACTTCAAGGCCAAAGGGAAAGCTGTCGGACTTACCGGCTGGCTGGTCAAACCCTTTGATCCGCAGAAGTTGCTCGCTGTTGTCAAAAAAGTTCTC